A window of Christiangramia forsetii KT0803 contains these coding sequences:
- a CDS encoding cytochrome c oxidase subunit 3: MDATVVRTGTEGKTWGGGNEPLKSSYGKMMMWFFILSDALTFSGFLAAYGFSRFKFIDSWPIADEVFTHFPFLHGVDAPMYYVALMTFILIFSSVTMVLAVDAGHHMKKGKVTIYMFLTIIGGVIFVGSQAWEWKNFISGEYGAVTTKGGNVLQFINGEGERVGLSEIAVPIVGDRVAHDGSNGIWFDSGEDLPSYSLAEVKAGFIQNEDLLIRTQILTEDGEKTILSRDESLMKLNNDAVGTVEGANLVQNEYGVPLFADFFFFITGFHGFHVLSGVIINIIIFFNVIIGTYERRGSYEMVEKVGLYWHFVDLVWVFVFTFFYLV, from the coding sequence ATGGACGCGACTGTCGTTAGAACAGGCACAGAAGGTAAAACCTGGGGTGGTGGTAATGAACCACTAAAATCAAGTTACGGAAAAATGATGATGTGGTTTTTCATCCTTTCCGATGCTTTAACATTCTCAGGATTCCTTGCCGCTTACGGTTTCTCAAGATTTAAATTCATCGATTCATGGCCAATCGCCGATGAGGTGTTTACTCACTTTCCATTTTTACATGGCGTAGATGCTCCTATGTATTATGTGGCATTGATGACATTTATCCTTATTTTCTCCTCTGTGACTATGGTGCTTGCGGTAGACGCAGGCCATCACATGAAGAAAGGAAAGGTTACCATCTATATGTTCCTTACCATTATTGGGGGTGTTATTTTCGTAGGTTCTCAGGCATGGGAGTGGAAAAACTTCATAAGCGGTGAGTACGGAGCCGTAACTACTAAAGGAGGTAATGTTCTACAGTTTATTAACGGTGAAGGAGAGCGGGTAGGACTTTCAGAAATCGCGGTGCCAATTGTTGGAGATAGAGTGGCCCATGATGGTAGTAATGGGATTTGGTTTGATTCGGGAGAGGATCTTCCTTCGTATAGTTTAGCTGAAGTAAAAGCCGGATTCATTCAAAATGAAGACCTTCTTATTAGAACTCAAATACTTACTGAAGATGGAGAGAAAACTATTCTTTCCAGAGATGAGTCTTTAATGAAACTTAATAACGATGCAGTAGGAACTGTGGAAGGAGCAAACCTTGTTCAGAATGAATACGGGGTGCCCTTATTTGCAGATTTCTTCTTCTTTATAACCGGTTTTCACGGCTTTCACGTATTGTCTGGGGTGATCATAAATATCATCATATTCTTTAATGTGATCATTGGAACTTATGAGAGGCGAGGAAGCTATGAAATGGTGGAAAAAGTTGGACTTTACTGGCACTTTGTAGACCTTGTATGGGTATTTGTATTTACATTCTTTTACCTGGTTTAA
- a CDS encoding cytochrome C oxidase subunit IV family protein, with the protein MAHDTTQHHGSATKRIWIVFAILSVVTIVEVILGIIKPEFLTDTYFLGMRLLNWIFIILTIYKAYYIAWAFMHLEHETKGLRRAIVWTGLFLVAYLIFILLTEGGYIYDVYKSGHVAWDF; encoded by the coding sequence ATGGCTCACGATACTACACAACATCACGGATCGGCAACCAAAAGGATTTGGATCGTTTTTGCAATTCTTTCAGTAGTAACTATTGTAGAGGTTATTCTGGGGATTATAAAACCAGAATTCTTAACCGATACGTATTTTCTTGGAATGAGATTGCTTAACTGGATCTTCATCATTCTTACAATTTATAAAGCATACTATATTGCATGGGCTTTCATGCACCTGGAACATGAAACTAAAGGACTGCGTAGAGCAATAGTCTGGACGGGATTATTTCTTGTTGCCTATTTAATCTTTATTCTTCTTACGGAAGGCGGTTATATCTACGATGTTTATAAGAGCGGGCACGTAGCCTGGGATTTCTAA
- a CDS encoding SCO family protein, translating to MKNYSYVGISLVMLVFGIIFIPKIIDRIKDDEVVSSDRLNQQRTTSKKDTGDALSYIVIDGEKKKAPQFEFINQEGETISNEDYKGKVYLVEFFFTTCPTICPIMNKNLVEIQNEFENNNDFGIASFSIDPGHDTPEVLAEYAANYGIDHPNWNLMTGNRDGIYKLANKGFGLYAGEDAQAAGGFAHQGMFALVDQQGYIRSRKDQFGNPVIYYRGSVERNKSVVEGEEEPQIDILIEDIKKLL from the coding sequence ATGAAAAATTACTCATACGTAGGAATTTCGCTTGTTATGCTCGTTTTCGGAATAATATTTATCCCGAAAATCATAGACCGCATAAAAGATGACGAGGTTGTTTCATCAGATAGGTTAAATCAGCAAAGAACAACGTCTAAGAAGGATACTGGCGACGCTTTGTCTTATATCGTAATAGATGGTGAAAAGAAGAAGGCTCCACAATTTGAATTTATCAACCAGGAAGGTGAGACCATTTCAAATGAAGATTATAAAGGAAAAGTATATTTAGTAGAATTTTTCTTCACTACCTGTCCTACGATTTGTCCTATAATGAATAAGAACCTGGTAGAGATTCAGAATGAATTTGAAAACAATAATGATTTTGGGATTGCTTCCTTCAGTATAGATCCGGGTCATGATACTCCAGAGGTGCTGGCAGAATATGCCGCAAATTATGGCATTGATCATCCAAACTGGAATCTAATGACCGGGAATAGGGATGGTATTTATAAACTGGCGAATAAAGGTTTTGGTCTTTACGCTGGAGAAGATGCACAGGCTGCAGGAGGTTTTGCTCACCAGGGAATGTTTGCTTTGGTAGACCAGCAAGGATATATTAGATCAAGAAAAGATCAATTCGGGAATCCGGTGATCTATTACAGAGGTTCAGTAGAGCGAAATAAATCTGTGGTGGAGGGCGAAGAAGAACCTCAAATAGATATTTTAATTGAAGATATAAAGAAATTGCTGTGA
- a CDS encoding DUF420 domain-containing protein, whose product MKTTLKESDKVAVPVIIALSIAVPVIVLVLMLLPERYNIFGADAITFPLFHGLLNFLTAILLIIGFFFMKAEKYIQHRNTMIAAFGLSVIFLLSYVLSKISNEPVPYGGEGVLRYVYFFILITHIVLSGIIVPLVLFTMYRGLSGQYDKHAKIARWTFPIWLYVAITGVLVFLFMMPYY is encoded by the coding sequence GTGAAAACAACCTTGAAAGAATCTGATAAAGTAGCAGTTCCTGTGATAATTGCATTATCTATAGCAGTTCCAGTGATCGTTCTGGTTTTAATGTTATTACCGGAACGTTATAACATTTTTGGTGCAGATGCTATTACTTTTCCATTGTTTCATGGTTTGCTCAATTTTCTAACTGCTATTTTACTTATTATTGGCTTCTTTTTTATGAAAGCTGAAAAGTATATTCAGCATAGAAATACCATGATCGCCGCATTTGGACTTTCTGTGATATTCTTGCTGAGTTATGTACTTTCAAAGATCAGCAATGAACCGGTGCCTTATGGCGGAGAAGGAGTGTTAAGATATGTGTATTTCTTTATATTAATCACCCATATTGTATTATCTGGAATCATTGTTCCACTTGTGTTGTTTACCATGTACAGAGGCTTAAGTGGCCAGTACGATAAGCATGCTAAAATAGCCAGATGGACCTTCCCAATATGGTTGTATGTTGCGATTACCGGCGTATTGGTTTTCTTATTTATGATGCCCTATTATTAA
- a CDS encoding ABC transporter ATP-binding protein, which yields MIEISNLHKSYKMGANSLHVLKGINLDIKEGELVSIMGSSGSGKSTLLNILGMLDEADEGSYMLDGVPIKNLNEKKAAQYRNKFLGFIFQSFNLISYKTALDNVALPLYYQGFPRNERMDRANSYLEKVGLADWAGHLPNELSGGQKQRVAIARALASDPKVLLADEPTGALDTKTSYEVMDLIQKINDDGRTILVVTHEHDIAQMTKRIVNLKDGVIIEDTVVSQIRAMENV from the coding sequence ATGATCGAAATTTCGAATCTCCACAAATCCTATAAAATGGGTGCTAATTCTCTCCATGTTCTCAAGGGAATTAATCTCGACATCAAAGAAGGTGAGTTGGTATCTATAATGGGTTCTTCCGGTTCTGGGAAGTCTACACTCCTGAATATTCTGGGAATGTTAGATGAGGCAGATGAAGGATCTTACATGCTTGATGGAGTTCCTATTAAGAACTTAAATGAAAAAAAAGCCGCACAGTACCGAAATAAATTCCTTGGTTTTATATTTCAATCATTTAATCTTATTTCCTATAAAACTGCATTAGATAATGTTGCTCTTCCCTTGTATTACCAGGGGTTTCCTCGTAATGAAAGAATGGACAGGGCCAACAGCTATCTTGAAAAAGTAGGACTGGCAGACTGGGCAGGTCATTTGCCAAATGAACTTTCAGGAGGACAAAAACAAAGAGTAGCTATAGCCAGGGCTTTGGCGAGCGATCCTAAAGTATTGCTGGCAGATGAGCCTACCGGAGCACTTGATACCAAGACCTCTTATGAGGTAATGGATTTAATTCAGAAGATCAATGATGACGGCCGTACTATTCTGGTTGTTACCCATGAACATGACATCGCCCAAATGACAAAGAGAATTGTCAATTTGAAAGACGGAGTTATTATAGAAGATACCGTGGTTTCACAGATAAGAGCGATGGAAAATGTTTGA
- a CDS encoding ABC transporter permease, whose protein sequence is MFDLERWEEIFETIRKNKLRTFLTGLSVASGIFILVILLGIGEGMKNGISREFEQDASNLIFVWTNITTKEYKGLNPGRRIQMKQEDYLTTVAKNKDKLEYNSSIYRIWNGIVNYKKESGSYRVEGVYPDYQFLENSSLSAGRFINKTDDDNYEKVAVIGQKVKNDLFKDIDALGEYVDISGIKFKVVGVFTDPAGEREESRVYLPMSSAQKVFNAQNHVSNLAFSLKPAESFEQAVAESTQFSKELSDFLKEQHTVAPDDDRAIRVNNTLENAKRFYTLMNMIKYFFWGVGICTIIAGVVGVSNIMLIIVKERTKEIGIRKALGAEPLSIIGMILHESIFVTAIAGFFGLIFSLALLEFVGPLIETQYIYNPTVNFQVAITTVFILIIAGALAGFFPAWRAARIKPIVALRDE, encoded by the coding sequence ATGTTTGATCTTGAACGTTGGGAAGAGATATTTGAGACCATAAGGAAGAATAAGCTTAGAACCTTTCTTACGGGACTTTCTGTAGCATCCGGAATTTTTATTCTGGTGATCCTTCTCGGGATAGGTGAGGGAATGAAAAATGGTATCTCACGTGAGTTTGAGCAGGATGCATCAAATCTTATTTTTGTTTGGACCAATATAACTACTAAAGAATATAAGGGGCTTAATCCTGGTAGAAGGATCCAGATGAAGCAGGAAGATTACCTAACCACGGTAGCAAAGAATAAAGATAAGCTTGAATATAATTCTTCTATTTATAGAATCTGGAATGGAATTGTAAACTATAAAAAAGAGTCTGGAAGCTACCGGGTAGAAGGGGTTTATCCAGATTATCAGTTCCTGGAAAATAGTAGTTTAAGTGCAGGAAGATTTATAAATAAGACAGATGATGATAACTACGAAAAAGTGGCGGTCATCGGTCAAAAAGTTAAAAACGATTTATTTAAGGATATTGACGCTCTCGGTGAATATGTAGATATTTCGGGGATTAAATTCAAAGTGGTGGGTGTTTTTACAGATCCTGCCGGAGAAAGGGAAGAGTCTCGGGTTTATCTTCCTATGTCTTCCGCTCAAAAAGTATTTAACGCGCAGAACCATGTGAGCAACCTCGCATTTTCATTAAAACCTGCGGAAAGTTTTGAACAGGCAGTAGCTGAATCTACACAGTTCTCTAAAGAACTATCAGATTTTTTAAAAGAACAGCATACGGTGGCGCCAGATGACGATAGAGCTATTCGTGTAAACAACACATTAGAAAATGCCAAAAGGTTCTATACTCTAATGAACATGATTAAATATTTCTTCTGGGGAGTTGGTATCTGTACTATTATTGCCGGAGTTGTTGGGGTAAGTAATATCATGCTAATTATAGTAAAGGAACGAACTAAGGAGATCGGGATTCGAAAAGCGCTTGGTGCCGAGCCACTTTCAATAATCGGGATGATTCTTCACGAATCTATATTTGTAACTGCAATTGCTGGTTTCTTTGGCTTGATCTTTAGTTTGGCGTTGCTTGAATTTGTAGGTCCTCTCATAGAAACTCAGTATATCTATAATCCAACGGTAAATTTTCAGGTCGCCATAACTACGGTTTTCATTCTGATAATCGCTGGGGCACTTGCAGGATTTTTTCCTGCCTGGCGAGCGGCCAGGATTAAACCAATTGTTGCATTAAGAGACGAATAG
- a CDS encoding ABC transporter permease, whose amino-acid sequence MFSRDRWDEIIEALTANWFRTLLTAFGVLWGIFILVILLAAGKGLENGVKQGFGGIATNSMFMWTQPVSKPYKGLPKGRRFNYRIDDVEALRQTIPELRFISPRNQLGGFGGNNNVVRGLNTGAFNVYGDYPEIIQQEPMDITSGRFLNHSDLQQKRKVAVIGDGVRNALYERNEEVIGSYIKISGVNFMVIGTYKKKGNGGGNSEEAQKEIFVPFTSFSQAFNMGDRVGWMAITAKDAYSITNLKSEIFELIKSRHTIHPDDDRAIGNFDLYEEFSKVNGLFIALKAVAYFVGVLVLLSGIIGISNIMLIVVKERTNEIGVRRALGATPWMIRGQILMESVFLTIVSGMAGIILATGIIWLVNLQLDGTDTSETMFANPSVNLGVVMVALSILIISGLLAGMIPAQHAIKIKPVDALRTE is encoded by the coding sequence ATGTTTAGTAGAGACCGTTGGGACGAAATAATAGAAGCACTTACCGCAAATTGGTTTAGAACCCTGTTAACTGCATTTGGGGTGCTTTGGGGGATCTTTATACTTGTAATTCTTCTCGCTGCTGGAAAAGGACTGGAAAATGGAGTGAAACAAGGTTTTGGGGGGATTGCAACCAATTCCATGTTCATGTGGACACAACCTGTTTCAAAACCCTACAAGGGACTTCCTAAAGGCAGGAGATTTAATTATCGTATAGATGATGTAGAAGCTTTGCGTCAAACCATACCCGAATTAAGATTTATCTCCCCACGTAATCAATTAGGAGGTTTTGGAGGAAATAACAATGTCGTTCGAGGTTTAAATACCGGAGCGTTCAATGTGTACGGTGACTATCCTGAAATTATTCAGCAGGAACCTATGGATATTACTTCAGGTAGATTCCTTAATCATTCAGATCTTCAGCAAAAAAGAAAAGTGGCGGTGATTGGCGATGGCGTACGAAATGCTCTTTACGAAAGAAATGAAGAAGTTATCGGGTCTTATATTAAAATAAGCGGGGTTAATTTTATGGTAATTGGTACCTATAAAAAGAAGGGTAATGGCGGAGGGAATTCTGAGGAAGCTCAAAAGGAGATCTTCGTGCCTTTTACCTCTTTCTCCCAGGCGTTTAACATGGGAGACCGGGTAGGCTGGATGGCCATTACGGCTAAAGATGCTTATTCCATCACCAATTTGAAGTCTGAAATTTTTGAGCTCATAAAATCCAGACATACCATTCATCCTGATGATGATCGTGCGATAGGGAATTTTGATCTCTATGAAGAATTTAGCAAAGTAAACGGACTTTTTATCGCGTTAAAAGCGGTGGCCTATTTTGTGGGGGTTCTGGTGTTACTTTCAGGGATTATAGGCATTAGTAATATTATGCTTATTGTGGTGAAAGAACGAACCAATGAAATTGGGGTACGAAGAGCTCTTGGCGCAACACCCTGGATGATACGGGGTCAGATTTTGATGGAATCGGTCTTTCTTACCATCGTTTCTGGAATGGCCGGGATCATACTGGCAACAGGAATCATCTGGCTGGTAAATTTACAACTCGATGGAACAGATACCTCAGAAACCATGTTTGCCAACCCATCTGTAAACCTGGGAGTGGTCATGGTAGCTCTAAGTATATTGATAATTTCAGGATTACTTGCAGGAATGATCCCTGCACAGCATGCTATCAAAATTAAACCGGTAGATGCCTTAAGAACAGAATAA
- a CDS encoding efflux RND transporter periplasmic adaptor subunit, whose translation MKKAVTIGILVFIAVTFVGALYYLYQKNQEDPTVYETESPSEQTIVKKTVATGKIVPKEEVLIKPNISGIIDEIYIEAGDRVKAGDLIAKIRVIPNVSSLQSAKDNVATAKINLDNQKKSFQRQKELFDKGVISANDFDSAEVTFKRAEQNYRSAQQNYEIVRTGTTSGLGSAANTLIRSTVEGMVLDVPVKTGNQVIESNNFNDGTTIATLADVNEMIFEGKVDESEVGKIKENLPLEVTVGAIENKSFDAVLDYIAPKGVEENGAIQFEIKGTLNKSDTTFIRAGLSANASIILAKAENVLAIKEALVQFDDETEQPYVEVETGDQEFNRKDIELGISDGINVEVKSGVEKNDKIKVWNQIKPAMDIAQN comes from the coding sequence ATGAAAAAAGCAGTAACCATCGGAATTCTTGTATTTATTGCAGTGACCTTTGTAGGAGCTCTGTACTATCTATATCAGAAGAATCAGGAGGATCCAACGGTGTATGAAACCGAATCTCCCAGTGAACAGACTATTGTTAAGAAAACAGTAGCTACCGGTAAGATCGTTCCAAAAGAGGAAGTTCTTATTAAACCAAATATTTCAGGAATTATCGATGAGATCTATATTGAAGCCGGTGATCGTGTTAAAGCCGGTGACCTTATAGCCAAGATAAGGGTTATTCCTAACGTTTCATCACTTCAAAGCGCTAAGGATAATGTTGCGACTGCTAAGATCAATCTTGATAATCAAAAAAAGAGTTTTCAACGCCAGAAAGAATTATTTGATAAGGGAGTTATTTCAGCAAATGACTTTGATTCTGCTGAAGTAACTTTTAAAAGAGCCGAGCAAAACTACAGATCTGCCCAGCAGAATTATGAAATTGTACGCACAGGTACTACCAGCGGACTTGGTAGCGCTGCAAATACTCTTATTCGGTCAACCGTAGAAGGAATGGTGCTTGATGTTCCCGTAAAGACAGGTAACCAAGTGATTGAAAGTAACAATTTTAACGATGGTACCACCATTGCTACGCTTGCCGATGTGAATGAAATGATCTTTGAAGGAAAAGTTGATGAAAGTGAAGTGGGTAAAATTAAAGAAAATCTTCCTTTAGAGGTGACCGTGGGTGCTATTGAAAATAAGTCTTTTGATGCTGTTTTAGATTATATAGCTCCAAAAGGAGTAGAAGAGAATGGAGCGATTCAATTTGAAATCAAGGGAACGCTTAATAAATCTGATACCACCTTCATCCGGGCCGGTCTTAGTGCAAATGCTTCGATCATTCTGGCTAAAGCTGAAAATGTTCTTGCGATTAAGGAAGCTTTGGTTCAGTTTGATGATGAAACCGAACAGCCTTATGTTGAAGTAGAAACCGGAGACCAGGAATTCAATAGAAAAGATATTGAACTTGGGATTAGCGACGGAATTAATGTAGAAGTGAAGAGTGGCGTTGAAAAGAACGATAAGATTAAAGTTTGGAACCAGATAAAACCGGCGATGGATATCGCTCAAAACTAG
- a CDS encoding TolC family protein produces MKNFSLIAILLLFCSQLSAQQKEWTLEECVNYALENNIQVKQTELDVELSEIEKRDALGNFIPSINAQASNAWNTGLTQNVTTGILQNQTVRNFSAGVSAGITVFDGLRNFKQLQRARISRLSSEYSLDKMKDDIALFVADSYLQVLFNKQNLEVLRAQNQITQEQLGRTQDLVDAGVLPQGDLLEIQATMADEKQRMIIAQNQIQISLISLAQTLGIQDYQNFDIVERDYNILGNEILDNTVYEVIERAKEERSEIIIAETNKELAEMDVELAKGAYLPTLGAFFNYNTRETGQGRITGAVLDPDEPSRQIGVVQGTEEIVVAPNTIPTLGSPLPFIDQLYRNDGISYGFQLSVPILNGFATRNQVRRNQINVKRAEYQLEQAELDLEANVYQAYTDANGAFEAYEAAVVAANAQEKAFEYATDRYDVGLTNAFDFSQAKIRYENTQREALRAKYDYIFKLKVVELYFGIPVRDLKF; encoded by the coding sequence ATGAAGAATTTTAGCTTAATAGCCATTCTATTACTTTTTTGTAGCCAGCTGAGTGCTCAGCAAAAAGAATGGACTCTTGAAGAATGCGTGAATTACGCCTTAGAGAACAACATTCAGGTAAAACAAACAGAGCTGGATGTAGAACTTTCAGAAATAGAAAAACGGGATGCATTAGGGAATTTTATTCCAAGTATTAATGCACAGGCTTCTAATGCGTGGAATACGGGTTTGACCCAAAACGTTACTACGGGAATTCTTCAAAATCAAACGGTACGTAACTTTTCTGCGGGAGTAAGTGCAGGAATTACTGTTTTTGATGGTCTAAGAAACTTTAAACAGCTTCAAAGAGCTCGTATTTCCAGGTTATCCAGTGAATATTCTTTGGATAAAATGAAAGATGATATTGCTCTTTTTGTAGCCGATTCATACTTACAGGTGCTCTTTAATAAACAAAATTTGGAAGTACTACGTGCACAAAACCAGATTACTCAGGAGCAGTTGGGAAGGACTCAGGATCTTGTAGATGCGGGGGTTTTGCCGCAAGGCGACCTTCTTGAAATTCAGGCTACAATGGCCGATGAGAAGCAAAGAATGATCATTGCTCAAAATCAAATTCAAATCTCCTTAATTAGTCTTGCACAAACCTTAGGGATTCAGGATTATCAAAATTTTGACATTGTAGAGAGAGATTATAATATTTTAGGAAATGAAATTCTGGATAATACGGTTTATGAGGTTATTGAAAGAGCGAAAGAGGAACGTTCAGAGATCATAATAGCGGAAACTAATAAAGAATTGGCAGAAATGGATGTAGAGCTTGCTAAAGGAGCATATCTGCCAACATTAGGAGCATTCTTTAATTACAACACAAGAGAGACCGGCCAGGGAAGAATTACAGGAGCGGTTTTAGATCCAGATGAACCTTCAAGACAAATTGGAGTTGTTCAGGGAACTGAAGAAATAGTGGTCGCACCAAATACAATTCCAACACTTGGAAGTCCGTTGCCTTTTATTGATCAATTGTACAGGAATGATGGGATTAGTTATGGATTTCAATTAAGTGTGCCTATTTTAAATGGTTTCGCTACCAGGAATCAGGTAAGAAGAAATCAAATAAATGTAAAGCGTGCCGAATATCAATTAGAACAGGCAGAACTTGATCTTGAGGCCAATGTTTACCAGGCTTATACAGATGCGAATGGTGCATTTGAAGCTTATGAAGCGGCAGTAGTTGCTGCCAATGCTCAGGAGAAAGCTTTTGAATATGCTACAGATCGTTATGATGTTGGTCTTACTAATGCTTTCGATTTTAGTCAGGCGAAAATTCGATATGAGAATACCCAAAGAGAAGCTTTAAGGGCTAAATACGATTATATTTTTAAATTGAAGGTTGTAGAACTTTATTTTGGAATTCCGGTAAGGGATTTAAAATTTTAA
- a CDS encoding efflux RND transporter periplasmic adaptor subunit codes for MSKKKIFIILGVVVALIVLLLIGKKAGWFGNSANIKQVEITEIEPIDITETVSATGKIQPEIEVKLSSEVSGEIIELPIVEGQAVKKGDLLVRVNPDIYQSSVQRAQASYQNSKANYSQTQANLRQAEADYQRNKTLFEKGVISKAEWDGIVSNYEMAEANKESSYYSMQSSAATVTEAQDNLGRTNIYAPMSGTISKLDAELGERVVGTQQMAGTEILRVANLDNMEVEVDVNENDIVKVSVNDSTLVEVDAYLGKEFKGVVTEISNTADNELTTDQVTNFKVKVRILKESYVDLMEGKSENYSPFRPGMTATVDIITNKRMDVIGIPISAIVIKSDTTATKKSYGTKPSGEEDEKFECVFVKDGGKAKLRVVNTGVQDDSHIEITSGLKKGDIVVTGPYSTVTKSLNSGDDIEVKKEEKEEETE; via the coding sequence ATGAGTAAAAAGAAAATTTTCATCATTCTTGGCGTTGTAGTGGCTTTGATTGTTTTATTGCTAATTGGTAAAAAAGCCGGATGGTTTGGAAACTCTGCCAATATTAAACAGGTAGAAATCACAGAGATCGAACCTATTGATATTACAGAAACCGTTTCTGCAACTGGAAAAATTCAGCCTGAAATCGAAGTGAAGCTTTCTTCGGAAGTTTCCGGAGAAATTATTGAACTGCCAATAGTAGAAGGGCAGGCGGTGAAGAAGGGCGATCTTTTAGTAAGAGTAAATCCGGATATTTATCAGTCTAGCGTTCAAAGGGCACAGGCGAGCTATCAAAACTCTAAGGCCAATTATTCTCAAACTCAGGCAAATCTTAGACAGGCAGAGGCCGATTATCAGAGAAATAAAACCTTATTCGAAAAAGGAGTGATTTCAAAGGCTGAATGGGATGGGATTGTTTCTAATTACGAGATGGCCGAAGCTAATAAGGAATCCTCTTATTATAGCATGCAAAGTAGTGCTGCCACGGTAACCGAAGCACAGGATAATCTGGGACGTACCAATATATATGCTCCTATGAGTGGTACCATTTCTAAGCTGGATGCAGAACTTGGAGAGAGAGTGGTTGGAACCCAGCAAATGGCGGGAACCGAAATTCTTCGTGTGGCCAATCTGGATAATATGGAAGTGGAAGTGGATGTAAATGAAAATGATATTGTAAAGGTTTCTGTGAACGATTCAACACTCGTTGAGGTTGATGCTTATCTTGGAAAAGAATTTAAGGGCGTTGTGACTGAAATTTCAAACACCGCAGATAACGAATTAACTACAGATCAGGTTACTAATTTTAAGGTGAAAGTTAGAATTCTTAAAGAATCTTATGTAGATCTTATGGAAGGTAAATCTGAAAACTATTCTCCTTTTAGACCAGGGATGACGGCAACAGTAGATATTATTACAAACAAAAGAATGGATGTAATTGGAATCCCGATAAGTGCAATCGTTATAAAAAGTGATACTACTGCAACTAAAAAATCTTATGGCACAAAACCTTCCGGAGAAGAAGATGAAAAATTTGAATGTGTATTTGTGAAAGACGGTGGAAAAGCTAAACTTCGCGTGGTAAATACAGGTGTTCAGGATGATTCTCATATTGAGATCACCAGTGGGCTTAAGAAAGGTGATATCGTTGTTACAGGACCATATAGTACAGTAACAAAAAGCCTGAATTCTGGTGATGATATTGAAGTGAAGAAAGAAGAAAAAGAGGAAGAAACCGAATAA
- the tsaB gene encoding tRNA (adenosine(37)-N6)-threonylcarbamoyltransferase complex dimerization subunit type 1 TsaB, whose translation MAIILCLETATTNCSVGIAKDGKLLSLKEDNSKNYSHAEKLHVFIENILKETGLKVDDLDAIAVSKGPGSYTGLRIGVSAAKGLCFSLDIPLISVPTLDLLAYKLKDRDGIFVSMLDARRMEVYSAVYDAEIKQIRDTEAQILDENSFSEYLEKSEVHFIGNGVTKFEEICKHSNAVFHKLKYPSASEMAEMAEYKYQKSDTEDVAYFEPYYLKDFIAG comes from the coding sequence TTGGCAATTATTCTATGTCTTGAGACCGCTACTACCAACTGCTCTGTTGGGATCGCTAAGGATGGAAAATTACTTTCATTAAAAGAAGATAACAGTAAGAATTATTCTCATGCTGAAAAACTTCATGTCTTTATAGAAAACATTTTAAAGGAAACAGGTCTTAAAGTAGACGATCTTGATGCGATAGCCGTAAGCAAAGGACCTGGTTCTTATACCGGTTTACGAATAGGGGTTTCTGCTGCTAAAGGGCTTTGTTTCTCTCTTGATATTCCTCTTATTTCAGTTCCTACTTTAGATCTTCTCGCCTATAAATTAAAAGACAGGGACGGCATTTTTGTTTCTATGCTTGACGCCAGAAGAATGGAGGTTTATTCGGCAGTTTATGATGCTGAAATAAAGCAGATAAGAGATACTGAAGCACAAATCCTTGATGAGAATTCTTTTTCTGAATATTTAGAAAAATCTGAAGTTCATTTTATAGGGAATGGCGTCACGAAATTTGAAGAAATCTGCAAACATTCAAATGCTGTTTTTCATAAATTGAAGTATCCATCAGCATCGGAAATGGCAGAAATGGCAGAATATAAGTATCAAAAAAGCGACACCGAAGATGTCGCTTATTTTGAACCTTATTATTTAAAAGACTTTATTGCCGGTTAA